From the genome of Sphingobacterium sp. UGAL515B_05:
AAAAGAGAATCACCCCAAAATGTGGAGGCAGATGCCTATGGTAATGATCCTATGCTATACCGGTCCTTTCTCTCACTCCAGGATAAAGATAAGTTTGTGATGGCGATCGATGATATCTTACTCTTCGGCAAGTATAGATTCAACGGCGATCGATTAGAATTGAATGATGAGAAAAAGGGTAGCCTCGCCTTAGATATTGTTAAGGTAAAAGGCGATTTTGTTCAGCTGAGAGGTGATTTTTCACAGTTTAGCTCAGCGCATGTACCCACTAGCGAAAGACTTTATATCAACTTTGCGCTAGATAAAACTCCTATCCGGGAGACCCCGAGCAAATTTGATAGCCAGGTGAATCTATGGCGAAATGCCCCTGTAAAATCAGAAAGTGAAAAGGAGATAAAGACCCGGACACTGAATTTTGTAGATTATTCTATCGCTTATTTCCAGCACATATCAAGTTCTGGCACACATCACGATTATCGATTGGATGGTGTTGAATCACCAATTATTTATGCTGAGAATGGCATTGTGCTAAAGAAGTGGGAAGATGTTCCTGAATCCTGGAAGGAATTGTTTTACAATGAACAAAATGCATTAGTTGCCTATCAATATTTATTTGATGGTTTTAAATATGGATCGAAAGAAGAGTACCATGTTACCGGACTCTTACTGATCACATTTTATCTCAAAAATTTACGAAATTCCCTGGCAACGAATCTTTAGCCGATCCTGTAGTGACTTAGGCAATCTCTTCGCTGTCAATGATCCTCGGTCGTTAATTTTATCTGTTTTTTTAAGTCTTTTACTTTTGTTGGAGCGTAAATTTCTATTATTGCCTGGGAATAAACCTGAAGCCGTATTTATTGCAGGCTTTTTGCGCCTATTTTTGCCTTTTCGAAAAAATATTTTTGTCTTTTGATTTTTTAAAACGATATTAGCAACGCTTATAGAGAAAGGCCGAGGGACTAGACCCGTTGAAGCCTTAGCAACCTGTCTTGTTCAAGGTGCTAAATTCTACCCTACTCCATGTGGGAAAGATAAGTTACATGTAGATAAACGATCCCTCGACTTGTGCGTTTCGATGTAAGCCAACCAAACTAAAAACAGTTTTTTAATGAAGATTATCGATCATATCCAGAATGCCAAAGGAAAAACATTGTTTTCTTTTGAGCTATTGCCACCGGCGAAAGGGCAGGGCATCCAAAGTATTTTTAAAACCATGGATGAACTGATGGAGTTTAAACCTCCTTTTATCGACGTAACCTACCATCGGGAAGATTATATCTATAAAGAGCATGCGAGTGGATTACTGGAACGCGTTTCCTATCGTAAACGTCCTGGGACAGTGGCGATATGTGCTGCAATCATGAATAAATATAAAGTAGATGCGGTGCCCCATTTGATATGTGGTGGTTTTACAAAAGAGGAAACTGAAAATGCATTGATCGATTTGAACTTCCTGGGGATAGATAACGTGTTGGTATTGAGGGGAGATGCACGTAAGGGCGACGCCGATTTTATACCGACCGATGGTGGACATGCTTTTGCAACAGACCTACTTGAACAGGTAACGGATATGAATAAAGGAAAGTATCTGCATGAAGACATTATCACATCGGAAAAGACTGATTTTTGCATCGGAGTAGCGGGCTATCCCGAAAAGCATTTTGAATCGCCAAATTTCAATACTGATTTTAAATATCTGAAACAAAAAGTCGATATGGGAGCAGAGTTTATTGTGACTCAGATGTTCTTTAATGTTGAAAAATACAAGGAGTTTGTAACAAAATGTAGGGACAATGGAATCCATGTGCCTATTATTCCGGGATTAAAACCACTGACAACGAAAAAACAGTTGGTTACACTACCAAGGATATTCCATTTAGATATTCCAGAGGAACTGAGTGATGCTGTTTCAGCATGTAAAACGAATGCCGACGTCAGACAAGTAGGTGAAGAGTGGTTGGTGCAACAATGTCAGGAGCTGATTAAATTTGGCGCTCCGGTTTTACATTTCTATACGATGAGTAATCCTGGTCCAACAAAGAAGATTGTTGAAAAACTAGCCTAACTCATAAAAGTAATACGAAAAGGGAGCCGATAAGCTTCCTTTTTTTTATCCTAGCATTCGTTGTGAAAGCCTAAAATATGTTCAGAATTTCGATTGTGTGGTTTAGTCGATCGCTATTTTCAGTGTTTAATAGCCTGTTTATAGTCAGATACTTGTGTTAAATAGTGTTAATTAACTTATTAGAATCAGGATAACTTTTTAACTTAAAGTGCTAAAAAGGATTTTAACAATAGACCAAATTGACCTTATGACGTACACTAGATTAAATTCTCTACTCGGCTTTGCTTGCGGACTAATTGCTACATGTGTCTATATCGCCACCGTTGAAAAGACGGTAAGCTGGTGGGATTGTGGTGAATTTATTGCCTGTGCCTACAAGCTGGAAGTGGCACACCAGCCGGGAGCACCATTATTTCTTCTTATTCAGAATATATTTTCCAACCTGGCTTTGGGTAATGCAGGTAAAATCGCCTATTGGATGAATATTGGATCCGCAATCTGCAGTGGGCTTACTGTTACATTTTTATTCTGGACGATAACAGCAATAGCCAAAAAGATACTCAACAGGCAAGAGAACGTTCAATTATCGAATTATTTCCAAATTTTTGCTGCGGGTTTAGTTGGTGCAATGGCTTTCTGTTTTAGTGATTCATTCTGGTATTCGGCGGTTGAATCTGAGGTATATGCGATGTCTTCATTGTGTACAGCAATTGTTTTTTGGGCAATTTTAAAGTGGGAAGTCCGTGCAGATGAAGCAGGTAGCGATCGTTGGCTGGTTTTTATTGCTTTTGTTATGGGCCTTTCGATCGGAGTGCACTTATTAAATCTGTTGGCAATTCCGGCTATAGCGATGGTTGTCTATTTCAGGAGAGCAGGACAGATCAGTGCGAAAGGTACAATAAAAGCTTTCTTGTTAGGAATGTTGATCTTGGGAGCCGTATTGTGGGGAATTATTCAATGGTTGGTCGGTTTAGCAGCGAAAGTGGACCTTTTATTTGTAAACTCACTAGGTTTGGGTTTTGGCTCAGGCATCTTGTTTTTGTGTTTGCTGTTGGGGAGCTTTCTCATTTATGGCCTATATTATTCTTATAAAAAGCGGCAATACACACTGCATACCGGGTTGCTGGTCTTTTGTTTTATTCTATTTGGGTATAGTTCCTATACCATGGTTTTGATCCGTGGAAAAGCGAATCCCTCGTTAAACAATAATGCGCCGGACAATGTGTTTTCTTTTTTGGGTTATCTGGGCCGGGAGCAATATGCCCGCGAACCTTTATTCAAAGGACCCAACTATGATTCACAAGTCGTTGGTGTAGAGCGTAAAACCGCTTATCGCAAAGATGAGTCTGGTTATATTCCTTTTAATCAGGTAGATAAGTATACGTTTGATAAGGAAACTTTCTTTCCCCGCATATATAGTCAAGATGGAGCCCATCAGGCTTATTATAGGAGTTACCTCAATTTGAAGGAGGGGCAGCAACCACAGTTCTCGGATAATTTTAAGTTCTTTTTTAATTTTCAATTGGGCGATATGTATACCCGATATTTCTTGTGGAATTTTGTCGGTAGACAGAATGACAGGCAAGGGTATGGAACCTATAGTGACGGCAACTGGTTGTCGGGGATTAAACCATTGGATAATTGGCGTTTGGGAGGGCAAGATAAAATATCCAAATCGCAGGAGCATGACCCGAGCCGGAATACCTATTTTTTCCTTCCATTGCTACTGGGAATAGCCGGTGCAATCTGGTTGTATCGAAACAATAAACCTTATACCGTGGTCTTGACCTTACTGTTTGTGTTTACGGGCATAGCGATCGTTGTTTATCTCAACCAAACTCCTATGCAACCTCGGGAACGAGATTATGCTTACGTAGGATCTTTTTATGCGTTTGCGATCTGGATCGGACTGGGCGCAATAGCATTTGTTCGGTTTCTCAATCGTTTTGTACAAACACGGTATGCGTTGGCCACAGGTATTTCTTTCGCTTTATTGGGCGGTCCCATTATTTTGGCCCATCAAAATTGGGATGATCATAATCGTTCTGAAAAGTCGCTGGCAAGGGATATGGCACGTAATTATTTAGAATCCTGCGCTCCAAATGCTATTCTATTTACCTATGGAGATCATGATACATTTCCTGTATGGTATTTGCAAGAAGTGGAAGGAGTACGTCCGGATGTTCGGGTTGTGGTATTAAGTTATCTGACTGGCGATTGGTATATGCAGCAGGCCAAGCAGCCGACGTATCAAGCGGCAGGTCTTCCCGTGACGATCCCAGCTGAAAAGACGAAAAAAGGCGTTCGTGATTATATCCCTTTTGTGGATAGACAGCTTGACAATGCGGTGGATATACAGCAATTATTACAGTTTGTCACATCGGATGATCCGGAGTATAAAGTTCAGCTGAATTCAGGTGATATGGAAAACTATTTTCCTTCCAAGAAGGTCCAATTGCGCGTTGATAAAGAGGAGGTGGTTAAGAAAAATGCGGTTCCGGCTTATTTTCAGGGTGCTATTGTTTCTGCAATGGAATGGGAAATTCCGAATGATCATCTGACCAGGGCGGATTTAACCCTGTTATCGGTGCTTGAAAATAACCATTGGGACAGACCGATATATTTTTCGAACATGCTGCCAAGTGACATTAAACTGGGCCTGGATAAATACCTGGTCAATGAGGGCTTTACTTCCCGATTGATGCCTGTCGCTGCTACAGATCAGTCGACAGGAAAACGAAATGTGCAGGCCGGGTTAGTTAACATGGAAGCATTATATAACAATATTATGCATACGTATCAGTGGGGCAATGTTAAAAATGCACAGTATTTAGATACCGATTCGTTTCGCTTTACAAGTATGTACGCCCGTGATATATTTGGAAAAGCCGCCCGGATGCTCTTGGCCAATGGTCAGGTCAAACAAGCTGGGGAAGTAGCAAAAAAAGCATACGATCAATTACCCGATCGTGTATATGCGATGTCGGATGCCATCAATTATGCCGATATTATCGACAGTCTATATCGTTCGGGACAACCTCAGTTAGCCAACAGGATGATGGACCGAAACCTTGATTATGTGACTGAAAATATGGAGTATCTACATCAGTTGGTGACGGATAAGAAAAACCTGAGCTTCGAGTGGAATGATATTCAGACCGGTTTGGATTCTGTAGACCGGTACAAGGCTATTTTATTGGAAGCAAAAGATACCAAGCGATTGGCACGTGTTGAGCGCTTGAGACAGCAATATCAAAATTGGTACGGAGTAGAATAATGCTGTTGACAGACTGAACCAAATTTACGCGGTCTGCCTAAACCGCAAATTGACTGCTGTGCTTGAGGTAAAAAAAAACCAGATGAGGCCTCTTCTAAAATATTGGAAGAGGCCTCGATACATATAGGATAGGGAATGAGCCAAATGATTAGAATTTCATGCCGACTCCAAAGCCGAGCAGGAAGGGATTGATGTCAACTTTTGCCGGTATGGATAAGTTGGGAGCGAGGTTTGATGCATCAACATTGACATCTGTTTTTAAAAGAATATACTTCGCATCCAAATTCACGAAATATTTTTCAGATAGCTTAAAATCAATTCCCAGCTGAGTCGCAAAACCGAAAGCATTATCGTATTTTACATTTTTTACCGTTTGTCCCGCGTTGGCGCTATAGAATATGGTATAATTTATTCCCGCACCTACATAAGGTTTAATGGCACCATCGGGGAAGAAATGATACTGAGCTGTCAGTGTGGGTGGAAGGAGCCATACACTGCCAAGATCGACATTGCTGGATGAACTACCACCAATGGCAGTTAAATTTGAACCTGTTGTATTGACTTTATGTTTTGTAGTCCCAAGGATCAATTCCGCCGCAATGTTTTTTGTGAAGAAATAGGTGAAGTCCAGTTCGGGGATAAATTTCGTATTGATGTCGACGTCTCCGCCTATGGTATTAATATTGGCCGATTCGTTTGGCATGACTGTCACACCTCTGAGTCTCATTTGCCAGCGTTGATTAGGGATTGTTTGTGCCTGTAAACTTAGTGCACCTAGGGTGAGTGTTAGTGCAATTAAAAGTAGCTTTTTCATATCATTAAGGGTATTTGTTTGCTGTAAAACTATTGCTAAAATCACGGCAAAAGAGTGACGATAATCAGGTTGAAAAATGAATGATACGATGTTTTTCTTATTGCAGATGATGTACCTTTATAAATTACTGCTGTAAAAAAAGAGAAGTACGGGAAAGCATAAATCTTCTCTTGTAGTTTTTCAGTTCGAAGAAAGTAAACGGGCAGGCAGTTTTCAAGAAGTTATCTGGATTGAGAACGGGCTAACCTGATAAAAGGTGGTCATTTTCGAGTAGCAATGGGGCCTTTGCGAAGCTATATGCGATGAGCGCTGATGTTTCAAGAGGTTGATTGAAGTGTAGTTTAGCCAGATTAATGGGGATATAAATCCGGCATGTTGGAGAATTTAGGGGATAAGAATACACGATAAAAAGAAGAGGTTGGAATCACTTCCAACCTCTTCTTTTTATGGGTTACGGTTTTACGCGTTTTTCTTTACTTCCTTACCCCAAGAGTCTTTTAATGTAACCGTACGGTTAAAGACTAAATGAGCTGGAGTTGAATGTGTATCTAAGGTAAAATACCCTAATCGTATAAACTGATATCCTTTCCCCGGGGTTGCATTTGCAAGATCCGGTTCAATGTAAGCACGTTCAATAATATGTAGGCTTTCAGGATTGATCGATGCTTTAAAATCTTCGGCAGCAGCAGGATTTTCCTCATTGAACAATCTGTCGTACAATCTCACTTCGGCTTCTTTTGCATGTGGAACCGAGATCCAGTGGATTGTTCCTTTTACTTTTAATCCCGAAGTGTCTTCTCCTGATTTTGAGTTTGGAACATACGTACAATGAACTTCCGTTACATGGCCATTTTCATCTTTCACAAAATCATGACAGGTGACGATGTAAGCATGTTTTAAACGTACAGAAAGTCCAGGGCCTAAACGGAAGAATTTTTTTGGTGCATCTTCCATAAAATCATCGCGCTCTATCCAGAGCTCCTTTGAAAATGGAATGGAGCGTGAACCTTCACCACCTTCGACTTCTGGATTGTTCTCGCCAACAAGATCCTCTACCTGACCATCAGGATAGTTTGTGATCACCAATTTGATCGGATCAAGAACAGCCATTCTGCGCCATGCCGTTTTGTTGAGATCCTCACGGATACAAAATTCCAAAAGACTGACATCGATCATGTTTTCACGTTTTTGAACACCGATTTTTTCACAGAAGTTGCGGATACTCGCAGGTGTATACCCTCTTCTGCGCAATCCTGAGATCGTAGGCATACGCGGGTCGTCCCAGCTTTCAACAAACTTCTCATTGACCAACTGCAGCAATTTACGTTTACTCATGACGGTATAAGTCATATTCAAACGTGCAAATTCGTATTGTTTGGAAGGGAAAATCTCCAATTTATCAATACACCAATCATAAAGTGGACGGTGTGGAATAAATTCCAGCGTACAGATCGAATGTGTAATTTTCTCAATGGAATCTGATTGTCCATGCGCAAAATCATACATTGGGTAGATACACCATTGATTCCCTGTTCTGTGGTGATGTGCATGTTTGATGCGGTATAACAAAGGGTCACGCAAATGCATATTCGGGCTAGCTAAATCAATCTTTGCGCGTAGCACTTTTTCACCATCTTGGTATTTACCGGCACGCATAGCCGCGAATAAGGTTAGATTTTCCTCAATAGACCTATCGCGATAGGGCGTTGGAACACCCGGTTCTGTTGGGGTACCTTTTGCTGCTGCAATTTCTTCAGCAGTGCTGTCGTCGACATACGCTAGACCTTTTTTAATTAGATCAACGGCATAACTATATAGTGTCTCGAAATAATCTGAAGTATATAATTCCGCTGCCCACTGGAATCCAAGCCATTGAATATCTTTCTTGATACTTTCAACATACTCAGTGTCCTCAGTGACAGGGTTAGTGTCATCAAAACGTAGATT
Proteins encoded in this window:
- a CDS encoding DUF2723 domain-containing protein, with product MTYTRLNSLLGFACGLIATCVYIATVEKTVSWWDCGEFIACAYKLEVAHQPGAPLFLLIQNIFSNLALGNAGKIAYWMNIGSAICSGLTVTFLFWTITAIAKKILNRQENVQLSNYFQIFAAGLVGAMAFCFSDSFWYSAVESEVYAMSSLCTAIVFWAILKWEVRADEAGSDRWLVFIAFVMGLSIGVHLLNLLAIPAIAMVVYFRRAGQISAKGTIKAFLLGMLILGAVLWGIIQWLVGLAAKVDLLFVNSLGLGFGSGILFLCLLLGSFLIYGLYYSYKKRQYTLHTGLLVFCFILFGYSSYTMVLIRGKANPSLNNNAPDNVFSFLGYLGREQYAREPLFKGPNYDSQVVGVERKTAYRKDESGYIPFNQVDKYTFDKETFFPRIYSQDGAHQAYYRSYLNLKEGQQPQFSDNFKFFFNFQLGDMYTRYFLWNFVGRQNDRQGYGTYSDGNWLSGIKPLDNWRLGGQDKISKSQEHDPSRNTYFFLPLLLGIAGAIWLYRNNKPYTVVLTLLFVFTGIAIVVYLNQTPMQPRERDYAYVGSFYAFAIWIGLGAIAFVRFLNRFVQTRYALATGISFALLGGPIILAHQNWDDHNRSEKSLARDMARNYLESCAPNAILFTYGDHDTFPVWYLQEVEGVRPDVRVVVLSYLTGDWYMQQAKQPTYQAAGLPVTIPAEKTKKGVRDYIPFVDRQLDNAVDIQQLLQFVTSDDPEYKVQLNSGDMENYFPSKKVQLRVDKEEVVKKNAVPAYFQGAIVSAMEWEIPNDHLTRADLTLLSVLENNHWDRPIYFSNMLPSDIKLGLDKYLVNEGFTSRLMPVAATDQSTGKRNVQAGLVNMEALYNNIMHTYQWGNVKNAQYLDTDSFRFTSMYARDIFGKAARMLLANGQVKQAGEVAKKAYDQLPDRVYAMSDAINYADIIDSLYRSGQPQLANRMMDRNLDYVTENMEYLHQLVTDKKNLSFEWNDIQTGLDSVDRYKAILLEAKDTKRLARVERLRQQYQNWYGVE
- a CDS encoding OmpW/AlkL family protein, with the protein product MKKLLLIALTLTLGALSLQAQTIPNQRWQMRLRGVTVMPNESANINTIGGDVDINTKFIPELDFTYFFTKNIAAELILGTTKHKVNTTGSNLTAIGGSSSSNVDLGSVWLLPPTLTAQYHFFPDGAIKPYVGAGINYTIFYSANAGQTVKNVKYDNAFGFATQLGIDFKLSEKYFVNLDAKYILLKTDVNVDASNLAPNLSIPAKVDINPFLLGFGVGMKF
- the metF gene encoding methylenetetrahydrofolate reductase [NAD(P)H] codes for the protein MKIIDHIQNAKGKTLFSFELLPPAKGQGIQSIFKTMDELMEFKPPFIDVTYHREDYIYKEHASGLLERVSYRKRPGTVAICAAIMNKYKVDAVPHLICGGFTKEETENALIDLNFLGIDNVLVLRGDARKGDADFIPTDGGHAFATDLLEQVTDMNKGKYLHEDIITSEKTDFCIGVAGYPEKHFESPNFNTDFKYLKQKVDMGAEFIVTQMFFNVEKYKEFVTKCRDNGIHVPIIPGLKPLTTKKQLVTLPRIFHLDIPEELSDAVSACKTNADVRQVGEEWLVQQCQELIKFGAPVLHFYTMSNPGPTKKIVEKLA
- a CDS encoding glutamine--tRNA ligase/YqeY domain fusion protein: MSEEKSLNFIEEIVEEDLRTGKHGGRVLTRFPPEPNGYLHIGHAKSICLNFGLAQQYNGKTNLRFDDTNPVTEDTEYVESIKKDIQWLGFQWAAELYTSDYFETLYSYAVDLIKKGLAYVDDSTAEEIAAAKGTPTEPGVPTPYRDRSIEENLTLFAAMRAGKYQDGEKVLRAKIDLASPNMHLRDPLLYRIKHAHHHRTGNQWCIYPMYDFAHGQSDSIEKITHSICTLEFIPHRPLYDWCIDKLEIFPSKQYEFARLNMTYTVMSKRKLLQLVNEKFVESWDDPRMPTISGLRRRGYTPASIRNFCEKIGVQKRENMIDVSLLEFCIREDLNKTAWRRMAVLDPIKLVITNYPDGQVEDLVGENNPEVEGGEGSRSIPFSKELWIERDDFMEDAPKKFFRLGPGLSVRLKHAYIVTCHDFVKDENGHVTEVHCTYVPNSKSGEDTSGLKVKGTIHWISVPHAKEAEVRLYDRLFNEENPAAAEDFKASINPESLHIIERAYIEPDLANATPGKGYQFIRLGYFTLDTHSTPAHLVFNRTVTLKDSWGKEVKKNA